Within the Bradyrhizobium cosmicum genome, the region TTTCGGACGGATCGAGCAGGGCGCGCGGCTGTCGCGCTATGGCGGCGATTGCTACTCCTATTGCATGCTCGCGGCCGGCCACGTCGACCTCGTGGTCGAGACCGAGCTGAAGCCCTACGACATCGCGGCCCTGATCCCGATCGTGACCGGCGCCGGCGGCGTCGTCACCACCTGGGAAGGCAAGCCGGCGCAAGGCGGCGGCCGCATCATCGCCGCCGGTGACGCCCGGGTTCACGAAGAAGCACTGAAGCTGCTCAACCAATAGGCCGTTAAGAAGCCTGCAGGAGCCCGCATGAAGATCCCCCGCACGCTGCTCCTCACGATCCTGCTGCTGCTGCCGACGATGGCGTCGGCGCAGAATTTCCCGGCCAAGCCGATCAAGCTGATCGTGCCGTTCCCGGCCGGCGGCCCCAACGACATCATCGCCCGCGTGATCGGCCAGCGCATGTCGGAGCTGTCGGGCCAGCCGGTGCTGATCGACAATCGCGGCGGCCAGGGCGGCGTGCTCGGCACCGACGCGGTCGCAAAGAGCCAGCCTGACGGCTACACCATCGCGATATCGAGCGCCGGCGCGCTTGCGATCAGCCCGAGCATGGAGAAGGTCGCCTACGACACTTTGGCCGACCTCACACCGGTGACGCTGGTTGCGACCGTGCCGGAAATGCTTGTCGTCGCCACCAACGTGCCGGCCAAGGACATCGGCGAGCTGATCGCGCTGGCCAAGGCGCAGCCCGGCAAGCTCAACTTCGCGTCTTCCGGCCCCGGCAGCCTGCCGCATCTGGCCGGCGAGTTGTTCAAGCTGACAGCCAGGATCGACATCGTCCACGTGCCCTATCGCGGCGCCGCGCCGGCGGTGAATGATTTGCTGGGCCAGCAGGTGCAAATGACGTTCCTGGACCTGCCGGTGCTGCTGCCGCAGGTCAAGGCAGGCGCCCTGCGGCCGATCGCGGTCGGCTCGGCCGAGCGATCACCGACTGCGCCTGACGTGCCGACGACGGCAGAAGCCGGCTTTCCCGACCTGCGCATCGAGAACTGGTACGGCATGGTGGCGCCGAAGGGCACGCCGAAGGAGATCGTCGCGGCGCTGCATGGCCTGGCGACCAAGGCGATGGCCGATCCCGCGGTGAAGGAAAAGCTCGCCGCCCAGGGCGCGACGCTCGTTGGTGACGAGCCAGAGCATTTTCGCAAATTCATCGCGGACGAGACCGCGAAATGGACCAAGGTGATCAAGGACGCCGGGGTCGAGACGGCGAAGTAGGCCACACCGTCATGGCCGGGCTTGTCCCGGCCATCCACGTCTCTCCCACTCGGCACGAAGAACGTGGAT harbors:
- a CDS encoding Bug family tripartite tricarboxylate transporter substrate binding protein; this encodes MKIPRTLLLTILLLLPTMASAQNFPAKPIKLIVPFPAGGPNDIIARVIGQRMSELSGQPVLIDNRGGQGGVLGTDAVAKSQPDGYTIAISSAGALAISPSMEKVAYDTLADLTPVTLVATVPEMLVVATNVPAKDIGELIALAKAQPGKLNFASSGPGSLPHLAGELFKLTARIDIVHVPYRGAAPAVNDLLGQQVQMTFLDLPVLLPQVKAGALRPIAVGSAERSPTAPDVPTTAEAGFPDLRIENWYGMVAPKGTPKEIVAALHGLATKAMADPAVKEKLAAQGATLVGDEPEHFRKFIADETAKWTKVIKDAGVETAK